A window of the Streptomyces sp. NBC_00878 genome harbors these coding sequences:
- a CDS encoding aromatic ring-hydroxylating dioxygenase subunit alpha codes for AWYAATWDHEVNRKAIFSRTIANRPLALYRTEDGRPVALADACWHRLAPLSMGKLVGRDEIQCPYHGLRFNSAGRCTHMPAQETINPSAMVPSFPVVERHRFIWVWLGDPTLADPDTVPDMHQMGSPEWAGDGLTISVPANYQLVLDNLMDLTHEEFVHSTSIGQEELSESGFDVTHDDRTVTVTRWMHDIEAPPFWQNNMRDKFPGFQGRVDRWQIIRYEAPSTIRIDVGVAKAGTGAPEGDRSQGVNGYVMNTISPETDRSCTYFWAFMRNYCLDSQLITTQTRDSVSKVFTEDEAMLTAQQAAIDANPGYEFYSLNIDAGGMWVRRLIEHMLAAEQLIAAVS; via the coding sequence GCCTGGTACGCGGCCACGTGGGACCACGAAGTCAACAGGAAGGCGATCTTCTCCAGGACGATAGCGAACCGTCCTCTGGCGCTGTACCGCACCGAGGACGGCCGCCCTGTCGCGCTCGCGGACGCGTGCTGGCATCGCCTCGCGCCGCTTTCCATGGGAAAGCTGGTGGGGCGCGACGAGATCCAGTGCCCGTATCACGGGCTCCGGTTCAACTCGGCCGGACGCTGCACACACATGCCGGCCCAGGAGACGATCAATCCCAGCGCCATGGTGCCCTCCTTCCCGGTCGTGGAGCGTCACCGCTTCATCTGGGTATGGCTCGGCGATCCCACGCTGGCCGACCCGGACACCGTGCCCGACATGCACCAGATGGGCTCCCCCGAATGGGCGGGAGACGGTCTGACCATCTCCGTGCCGGCCAACTACCAGCTCGTACTCGACAACCTCATGGACCTGACTCACGAGGAGTTCGTGCACAGCACGAGCATCGGCCAGGAGGAGCTGAGCGAGTCCGGCTTCGACGTCACGCACGACGACCGCACGGTCACCGTCACCCGCTGGATGCACGACATCGAGGCACCGCCGTTCTGGCAGAACAACATGAGGGACAAGTTCCCCGGCTTCCAGGGCCGGGTCGACCGCTGGCAGATCATCCGCTATGAAGCCCCCTCGACCATTCGCATCGACGTGGGGGTGGCCAAGGCCGGCACCGGAGCGCCGGAGGGTGACCGGAGCCAGGGCGTCAACGGCTACGTCATGAACACCATCTCACCGGAGACGGACCGGTCCTGCACCTACTTCTGGGCGTTCATGCGCAATTACTGCCTGGACAGTCAACTCATCACCACACAGACCAGGGACAGCGTTTCGAAGGTCTTCACGGAGGACGAAGCCATGCTGACCGCCCAACAGGCGGCCATCGACGCCAACCCCGGCTACGAGTTCTACAGCCTCAACATCGACGCCGGCGGCATGTGGGTCCGCCGTCTCATCGAGCACATGCTCGCGGCCGAACAGCTCATCGCCGCCGTTTCCTGA